The segment TGAGCAGGTCTGGGTCGCGGCAGGGACTTACAAGCCCACACAAGTCTGGTACACCTGCCCCACTTGTACGCTACCCCAACAGCGTAGTATTTTGCTCAAATCGGGCGTACAGGTTTATGGCGGCTTTGCAGGAACGGAAACAACTACGGCGGCACGCAACAACTTTGCCCCAGGACAAGCAAATGAAACCATCTTGAGTGGCGATTTGAACGACGACGACAACTTCGACATCAACAATGGCGGCTATCAAGGCACGACAGGAAACGACAACGTCTATCACGTCGTTGTTTCTACCTACACCACAGCAGGGCATACCACTATTTTAGATGGCTTTACCATCAAGGGCGGACACGCAGGCAGTGCGCCTTGGAGTGTAAAAGGAGCAGGGATTCATGCGACTATGAATGTAGCCGCCACACAAATTTTTAGAAACAACCACCTCATCAACAATCAGGCTTGGGAGCAAGGCGGCGGCATCTATCTTATCAATAACAACGCCGCAGGCACGTTTTTGGTGGAAAATAACGTCATAGACCAAAATGTAAATCGCTATATTCCCATTCCCGGCGCAACCACTGTTGGGGCAGGCATCTATGCAGAAAATAGTGGTACGCTAACCATTACACAGAATCAAGTTTCGAATAGTAAAAACTTGGGTACAAGCACTTGGTCGAGAGCAGGAGGCGTGCATCTGCACAATAAAGCAGATGGAACAACCAATTTTACCTACAACACCGTTCATTCCAATACCAGCGTCAATAACTACGCCTATGGCGCAGGAGTAGATGTCTTGCAAAGAGGGGCTGTCCTTAATTTCACACACAATACCGTCTATAACAACCTTCTTTCCACAGCAGTAGGCGCAGGCGCACACGCCTTCGGAGGCGGACTTTTTGTAGAAGGGCGCGGAACGCAAATCATAGAAGACAATACCTTTTATGGCAACCAAGCGCAACAAGGCGGTGCCATGAACATTTACACTGACTTCAATGCCACAGGCGGTTTTACGGTAAGACGCAATCACATCTACAATAATGAGGCAGCAACTGGAGGAGGCATTATGTTTGACAATAGAAGAGGCATAACGACTATTTTCGAAGAAAACCAAATTCATAACAACACCGCAGTAGGTTCTGGTGGAGGTATTTGGGCGCGGAATAGCTGGCATCAAAGTCCTGCCACGATTATTTTTGAAAATAACGACATCTACGACAACACCCTTACAGGCTCTGGCTTTATATCGGGAGGTGGAATCTGGACGCAAAATCCTGCCCAAGGAGGCAATATCATCATCAACAACAATCGCGTTCATGGCAATAGTGCAGGCACTTCGAGCAACCCGACAAACTTTGTAATGGGCGGTGGTGGTATTTGGGCAGACAACGGTGGCGGCAGCCTAACCATTACCAACAATGAGGTCTATGAGAACAGTTCCAACAATGGCGGCGGCGGCATAGCAGTCTTTACAGGACGCTTTTCTAATAACTGGACGCAACTTGTACAGACCACTATTTCGGGCAACAATGTCTATGACAATCAAGCCCTTTACAAAGGTGGTGGCATAGCACTGGAAGTAGGTAATAGGGGCATTTGTAACCTTGAACAAAACCAAATACACGGCAATAGTACCTTAGAAGGCGGTGGCTTGTATATCTTAGCTAATCAAAGTTCGGGCGGTGGCATTTCGGGTATCTCAAACGCGACGGGGAATCAGATTTACGATAACTCAGCCAACAATGGAACAGGTGGCGCACAAGGCAAAGGTGGTGGCGTTGCGCTACTAATCGTAGATGATGCAACCTCAAATTTTCATAGCAACCAAATCTATGGCAATGCCTCTGAATTTCGTGGCGGTGGCATGTATTCCGAAACCGAGCGCGGCGGCATGGCAAACCATCACCGCAACGCCATTCACCACAACACTGCAAACGAACAAGGTGGCGGGGCTTATGTCTATCTTAGCAGTTTTAGTAGTGCAACGGTAAGGCAGCAGTTTGTCAATAATACCATTTATGAAAACAGTGCGCAAAGTGGCGGCGGCATGTCGGTAATAGGGGGTCAGCGCATGGTCTTCGATTGCATCAATAATACCTTTTATGGCAATGCTGCCACTTCCTTAGCAGGGGCTTTGCTTACAAGCAATGGCGCGAATAATAGCCATGTTTTGAACTATCAGAACAACATCTTTTGGGGAAATAGAATCGGTACGAATACAGATGCCCCGGGTTCGGATATTCTTCGAATCGGCTTTACAAATGTCAATTTTACAAATATTACGCACAACATAGTGCAGCCCAATAGCATCTATGATTTTGATGTCGCCAATCAGAATTTGGTGCAAGACCCTCTTTTTGTAAATGCAGCGGCTGGCGACTTCCGCTTGCAGCCTGCAAGTTTGGCAGTGGATAATGGCAGCAATGCAGCTTGGGCTACTACGGGTCTAAATACAGACAAGGGCGGTTTTACGCGCCCGATGTATTGTGTCGTGGATAGAGGTGCGTATGAGCTACAAGAACCACCTGTCGGTCTCCCCCCCACCGACGTATATGTGTGGAACGGTTCAGTAGATTCAGATTGGTTTAAACCACAAAACTGGACTTTTGCAGGCTGCGACCCCAACGGGATTCCCTCTTGTGCCTATAATGTCTTGATACCCAATGCCTGTCCTAATTATCCTATCATCGATAAAGACGGGGCATCTTGTCGCGACATACACGTAGCAAATGGAACGAGCAACCCTTCTTTGGGTTTTGTAGCAGGGAAAAAATTAGAGGTCTGTGGCGATTTTATCCATTCAGGTACGCTTTCTACCCCTAACGCTGGTCGTGTCGATTTCATAGGCTTGCAAAAACAGTATTACATACGCACCGCCACAGCACAGGGCGAATTTAATGACGTTGTCATCAACAACCAATATACCGATTTGAACGACCCTCACCCCGATGGCATCAGCGACGCGCTTGTTATTGTAGCCACAACCCTAACCAAAGGCACAGACGTTTATACAGGCATAGGCAATCTTATCCTAAGCAACACAGGCACGCTTTCTTTCCTGCGCGGCAGAATCCGAACCGAAAGCACTTTCGAGGTTGTTATCAAAAACAGAAACACAAACGCCGTTCAGGGGCATAACATAGACCGCTTTATAGAAGGGCGCATCAGACGCTACCACAATAGCTTAGGGAGCTATGATTTCCCCGTCGGACTTAAACATTCCGAAATTGTTACCTCTGCGCCCGTAGAAGTAGTCATACCTTATTTGGCAGATGCAAATATGTACCTAACAACGGGGTCTTGGATAGCCAATCAGCCTTGGCTTGGCGGACAGGGCTGGAATCGCTGGATTTGGAACAATTACGCACAAATAGATTTAGGCGTAACACACTTTAATATCAGCGAACTGGTTTTGAGTGGCTGCCCCTCTTGTTTTGATAACGACCGCTATGTAGTCGGCAATATCAACCTTTCATATAGCACCAACGGCACAACTTGGGTGAATTATGGT is part of the Hugenholtzia roseola DSM 9546 genome and harbors:
- a CDS encoding right-handed parallel beta-helix repeat-containing protein; the protein is MRISTFFPKFCGFVALLLLTTFAQAQIRYVKPTATGTGDGSSWANASNDLQGMINASNAGEQVWVAAGTYKPTQVWYTCPTCTLPQQRSILLKSGVQVYGGFAGTETTTAARNNFAPGQANETILSGDLNDDDNFDINNGGYQGTTGNDNVYHVVVSTYTTAGHTTILDGFTIKGGHAGSAPWSVKGAGIHATMNVAATQIFRNNHLINNQAWEQGGGIYLINNNAAGTFLVENNVIDQNVNRYIPIPGATTVGAGIYAENSGTLTITQNQVSNSKNLGTSTWSRAGGVHLHNKADGTTNFTYNTVHSNTSVNNYAYGAGVDVLQRGAVLNFTHNTVYNNLLSTAVGAGAHAFGGGLFVEGRGTQIIEDNTFYGNQAQQGGAMNIYTDFNATGGFTVRRNHIYNNEAATGGGIMFDNRRGITTIFEENQIHNNTAVGSGGGIWARNSWHQSPATIIFENNDIYDNTLTGSGFISGGGIWTQNPAQGGNIIINNNRVHGNSAGTSSNPTNFVMGGGGIWADNGGGSLTITNNEVYENSSNNGGGGIAVFTGRFSNNWTQLVQTTISGNNVYDNQALYKGGGIALEVGNRGICNLEQNQIHGNSTLEGGGLYILANQSSGGGISGISNATGNQIYDNSANNGTGGAQGKGGGVALLIVDDATSNFHSNQIYGNASEFRGGGMYSETERGGMANHHRNAIHHNTANEQGGGAYVYLSSFSSATVRQQFVNNTIYENSAQSGGGMSVIGGQRMVFDCINNTFYGNAATSLAGALLTSNGANNSHVLNYQNNIFWGNRIGTNTDAPGSDILRIGFTNVNFTNITHNIVQPNSIYDFDVANQNLVQDPLFVNAAAGDFRLQPASLAVDNGSNAAWATTGLNTDKGGFTRPMYCVVDRGAYELQEPPVGLPPTDVYVWNGSVDSDWFKPQNWTFAGCDPNGIPSCAYNVLIPNACPNYPIIDKDGASCRDIHVANGTSNPSLGFVAGKKLEVCGDFIHSGTLSTPNAGRVDFIGLQKQYYIRTATAQGEFNDVVINNQYTDLNDPHPDGISDALVIVATTLTKGTDVYTGIGNLILSNTGTLSFLRGRIRTESTFEVVIKNRNTNAVQGHNIDRFIEGRIRRYHNSLGSYDFPVGLKHSEIVTSAPVEVVIPYLADANMYLTTGSWIANQPWLGGQGWNRWIWNNYAQIDLGVTHFNISELVLSGCPSCFDNDRYVVGNINLSYSTNGTTWVNYGSVPTGFPSNTGTGNDINTIALTPFDARYIRITIPSSTGGLRFNVNKKEEIASDDTFVEGKGYQLANINFTSATTIDNLLAYFNEYTTLPGGTNQTECSYQFSCDAADNGFWTINAHDAAGTAIAGDGVYSATLYNRLYTNMCGIAAQVMKKPHGATGGWTIPTGTCGSLLIDDVSRHGLVGFSDFGTAQSEFEILPVEMVRFEAKAGEQVIILDWEIISDQDLDKFVLERSTEEKPNQFVPITTLTAKGNLYQFVDTKVEPNRLYYYRLYIVEKDGSTKYSHIRSASIFGQAAKEGLLYPNPTQDRVSLVFGQIQPQYLQLYNAEGRLLQTKVIEAQETQTDLDLSAYPSGIYLLKAIRADGQNQAYKIVKE